One genomic window of Musa acuminata AAA Group cultivar baxijiao unplaced genomic scaffold, Cavendish_Baxijiao_AAA HiC_scaffold_1137, whole genome shotgun sequence includes the following:
- the LOC135671022 gene encoding U2 small nuclear ribonucleoprotein B''-like, which yields MVAMLSGDIPPNQTIYINNLNEKVKKEELKRSLYALFSQYGRILDVVTLKTEKLRGQAWVVFAEVTAASSAVRQMQRFPFFDKPMRIQYAKTKSDCVAKADGTFVPREKKKKQEEKAAERKHRTDEAQQSASAFSGPNAQTGGVSASQASRQGKTGSQEPAAAPNNILFIQNLPHETTSMMLQILFQQYPGFSEVRMIEAKPGIAFVEFADDVQASIAMQALQGFKISPQNPMAITYAKK from the exons ATGGTGGCGATGCTTTCCGGCGATATCCCTCCGAATCAAACCATTTACATCAACAATTTGAACGAGAAGGTCAAGAAAGAAG AACTGAAACGGTCCCTCTATGCTTTATTTTCTCAATATGGAAGAATTTTGGATGTGGTGACCCTAAAAACAGAAAAACTTCGAGGCCAGGCATGGGTGGTCTTTGCTGAAGTTACAGCTGCTAGTAGTGCAGTACGGCAAATGCAAAGATTCCCGTTCTTTGATAAACCAATG AGGATACAATATGCAAAAacaaaatctgattgtgttgcaaAAGCAGATGGAACTTTTGTTCctagagaaaagaagaagaagcaagaagAAAAAG CTGCTGAAAGGAAACATCGCACTGACGAGGCACAGCAATCTGCTTCTGCTTTTAGTGGTCCAAATGCTCAAACTGGCGGAGTGTCT GCTTCTCAAGCTTCACGCCAAGGAAAGACTGGTTCTCAAGAGCCTGCTGCTGCTCCAAACAACATTCTTTTCATCCAAAACTTGCCTCATGAAACAACAAGCATGATGCTCCAAATCCTTTTCCAGCAGTACCCTGGTTTTAGTGAAGTCCGGATGATTGAAGCGAAGCCAGGTATTGCCTTTGTGGAGTTTGCTGATGATGTACAGGCTTCAATCGCGATGCAGGCTCTCCAAGGTTTTAAGATCAGCCCACAAAACCCAATGGCCATCACTTATGCCAAGAAATGA
- the LOC135671020 gene encoding CASP-like protein 4B4, which produces MAPSTEIDPENAPTSAAPSATKPAAVALAVLAWWRGKGLLERSAVVLRPLALVFSLFAFVVCASNRHGDWKNFERYEEYRYLLAISILAFLYSVFQVSKPAYRFSTGIDLVPKNYSGIVDFAGDQVTAYLLISALSAAIPVTNSMRGGADNIFTDASCASIILAFFAFVSIALSALISGFKLSKQI; this is translated from the exons ATGGCTCCATCCACAGAGATCGACCCCGAGAACGCCCCGACGAGCGCCGCGCCTTCCGCTACCAAACCCGCCGCGGTGGCGTTGGCCGTGTTAGCCTGGTGGAGGGGGAAGGGCCTGTTGGAAAGGAGCGCTGTGGTGCTCCGTCCCCTCGCTCTCGTCTTCTCGCTCTTCGCCTTCGTAGTCTGTGCCTCCAACAGGCACGGCGACTGGAAGAACTTCGAGCGCTACGAGGAGTACAG GTACCTGTTGGCGATCTCCATACTCGCGTTCTTGTACTCGGTTTTTCAGGTGTCGAAGCCGGCGTACCGTTTCAGCACCGGCATTGATTTGGTGCCCAAAAACTATTCGGGAATCGTCGATTTTGCCGGAGATCAG GTGACGGCATACCTGTTGATCTCGGCACTGTCTGCGGCAATTCCCGTTACTAATAGCATGAGAGGAGGAGCAGATAACATATTTACGGATGCTTCGTGTGCTTCGATTATCTTGGCCTTCTTTGCATTTGTGTCAATCGCACTATCTGCTTTGATATCTGGGTTCAAGCTCTCTAAACAAATCTAA